agggtttagggtttagatttaggatttatattgagtttttaacacgaacggtttagggtttatttggtgttttgggtttatggaataaatccaaaacaccaaaccctaaaccctaaactctaaatcgggctaaattttacttcacaaaacatgaagaagaaaaaacgttcatattctacacgaacaatattatcttgaatgttatttttgtcgatcgttttcccgcctaaataataacattcatcacgaagtgtctcttctaaatgttcatatttttgtgtgatcttgatgccggaaaaaaaaaatttcaaaaaaaaaacgaattttttttttttttgcttcccccgattggttacttccccattgatcctgatatatatatatatatatatatatatatatatatatatatatatatatatatatatatatatatatatatatatataaagtcttaggttaataatatgaaatatatatattatgtagtgCAATTAAAGTATTAAACGAAATGCAAATAGGGATGTTGTGATTTCATTGGAAATGGGAAAATTGACTAAAACTTCCACACCTCTTCTCTTCCAATCAAAACTCCTCTGTTTCTCTCTGTCTTACCTCTTTTTGTCACTCTTGTTTGCATTCTACAATTCTATATCTTCCACAACCAGATGCCATTTTGGATCATCACTAATTCATCCAATTCAATCACCTTTATTCAATTACCCTCCATCTTATGGTCAACACAAACATCCCATCCCCACCCTTCACTCCTCATGTGATTCCCCTGTTTTCTTCAAAGGTAGATTTAGATTTATCACAATTGCATAATATAGCAATCTTGAATTTGTTTTTGTTTTGGAATTTCAGATTATTGGTTTGTTTTGAATGAAATCCGACGAATTGCAAAGAATTCTTCTTGGAATTCCAAGGGCTTAAGGTACGTACAAAGGGATGGTAATGAAGGAGGATTTGGAATGAATTACACTACGAAGAAAAGGATGTCGTATTTTGAATACCGAAATGATGGGATCGAAATACCATGTGGATTTTTTAAGAAATTCCCTATTAGTGTTTACGGTTAGTATGGTTGAATTTATCGACAATTTTGTTTCTAGTGATCAACCCATTCAAAATAGCCTAGTGTTTACTGTGTTACTGGATAACCCGGTTGGATTACGTTAGTTAAAATAGGAAAAAACTAATCTATTTATCCTTTTTTGTTTCTTTGTTATCGTTTGTTTGGTTTTATGATTGGTTTCCTACACAATGAAAGCTCATAAATACAACAAAATGAGCCGACTAAAACAAAGTTACTCCATTTGTTTTTGACAGATAAAATCGCCATGGAAAGTTGCAACGAAGTAGTGGTGGTTTCGGCTATATTTGGAGACCATGACAAAATTCGACAACCGAAAGGCCTTGGTTACAAAACCCTCGACCAtgtatgtttctacatgtttgtcGACGAAATCACATTGAAACAATTCTATCATCACAACTTACTATCTCAAAAAAACAAAGAAAATCGGATTGGAGTATGGAGAATAGTAAAAGTTTCTAGTGAtgaattgtatgaaaattctgctatgAATGGTGTAATACCAAAATTCTTGGTTCATAGATTATTTCCCAATTCGAAATACAGTATTTGGGTAGATGCGAAAATGCAATTAGTGGTTGATCCTTTATTGTTACTTCATTCACTTGTGATAGAACCAGATGTAGATATGGCCATATCTAAACATCCATTTTATGTTCATACTATGGAAGAAGCTATAGCGACCGCCAGATGGAAAAAATGGTGGAATATCAACGCGTTGAGGATTCAGATGGAAACATATTGTGAAAACGGCTTGCAACCATGGTCGACGAAGAAACACCCATACCCTTCAGGTAAACTAACATTTATTACTATCGACCAGTCTCACAGTCAGCATCAAGGTACGTAAACTCTAAATATAACACGTAATACATTCTTAATATAATAAACTTAATATACCGAGTTTAAAAATTATATCTTATAAATTACAGTTaggaattaaaaaataaaaaataaaaaaaaataaaaaaaaattgtatagTAACTTATGGTTTTCTCCTAAAATATCGTAGTAACATGAGGTTCTTTAATCTTTATTAGATCATTGTTGACACTTGATGGGATTACTTCTTGTTAAGTATCCCTTTAATTAAGTTGGCCTAGAAAACGGATCGAGTTGACCATTGCATTTTATTTTTCCCGataaatatttaaatatcattatcattagcacTTAAAATTAAAGTTAGAAAAATATTGAATGAGTACTGTAAGGGTGCAaatcaaagtcccacatcggtcatgagataaaacaaatgtatgtatataagtctaaggggaagtccctctatcaccaattggttttagaaaatgatGGACTTTTGAGCTTATATTACAGGACATTGTGTTTAGACTATACGATCGTTAACAAGTACGTGGATAAATAAACATGTAGAAGTTATGAAACAAACATGCACTAAATGACGAAGATAAAAGTAGCGTTAAGTCTTAACTTGAAAGCCACTTCGTAATGATTAAGACATAAAGTATATTcgtaataaataaatttaattctcTTCAAAGGATTccttttatgtatgtatgtatatataatatatattttaattaatataagtgAAAAAGAGATGATACCCGTACCttgaaaatataaattaaatataaccgATCGAAGATGGGTAGCTGAAGCTTCTACATATAAAAAGTTCCCATGACAACAATGAAAAGTGGCGTTATTCACCAATATCACACGTATAATATGTGTACAATccactttttatttatttgtttgtttGCTTGATAATTATATACTGTAACTATTAT
The window above is part of the Rutidosis leptorrhynchoides isolate AG116_Rl617_1_P2 chromosome 1, CSIRO_AGI_Rlap_v1, whole genome shotgun sequence genome. Proteins encoded here:
- the LOC139901508 gene encoding alkaline ceramidase TOD1, producing the protein MGKLTKTSTPLLFQSKLLCFSLSYLFLSLLFAFYNSISSTTRCHFGSSLIHPIQSPLFNYPPSYGQHKHPIPTLHSSCDSPVFFKDYWFVLNEIRRIAKNSSWNSKGLRYVQRDGNEGGFGMNYTTKKRMSYFEYRNDGIEIPCGFFKKFPISVYDKIAMESCNEVVVVSAIFGDHDKIRQPKGLGYKTLDHVCFYMFVDEITLKQFYHHNLLSQKNKENRIGVWRIVKVSSDELYENSAMNGVIPKFLVHRLFPNSKYSIWVDAKMQLVVDPLLLLHSLVIEPDVDMAISKHPFYVHTMEEAIATARWKKWWNINALRIQMETYCENGLQPWSTKKHPYPSDVPDSAIILRKHGVASNLFSCLLFNELEAFNPRDQLPFAFVRDQMNPKMKLNMFDVEVFEHVAIEYRHNIKHGGSVGVQIPRTKWASPDSLANGGSGGKCDSYLKEMWGESKD